The following proteins are co-located in the Candidatus Planktophila lacus genome:
- a CDS encoding LCP family protein: MKSTRAIKVITSLSVGVVLLASLSWIGLGQVSGRIDRISVFAGLDNRPEKTSKALNYLLVGSDTREGLTKEEMKALRVGNAQTAAGGRSDTMLLVHISKKRDKAFLISLPRDSLVTIPAHLSTDGKSQIPDRENKLNAAFAFGGAPLLIETIERATNLKMDHYIEVSFAGFAGIVNALGGIEVCTKVDIDDPKSHLVLSAGTHTLDGIEALKYVRTRDFDGRGDIGRMQRQQQFMSSVIKKATSTGVLLNPIKLVNFLNAAISTVKMDENLSKNDLLDLAKQMRGLSSGNVRTLTVPLKTANGRHPTAGSVVIWDPVLSADLWTRIRDDAALVDEVTPSPSASSSSSASASAKPVIVDKFKTRTAAENPCGEIK; this comes from the coding sequence GTGAAATCGACGCGAGCAATAAAGGTTATTACATCACTTTCTGTGGGTGTAGTACTTCTCGCATCGCTATCTTGGATCGGATTAGGCCAAGTAAGCGGCAGAATCGATCGCATTAGCGTCTTCGCTGGGCTAGATAATCGCCCTGAGAAAACATCTAAGGCTCTTAACTATTTATTGGTTGGTTCAGATACTCGTGAAGGCCTAACAAAAGAAGAGATGAAAGCCCTACGCGTTGGAAATGCTCAAACCGCGGCTGGTGGAAGATCTGACACGATGTTGTTGGTTCACATCAGCAAGAAACGGGATAAGGCATTTCTTATATCCCTACCTCGTGATTCGCTCGTAACAATTCCTGCTCATTTGAGCACAGATGGAAAATCACAGATTCCTGATCGCGAGAATAAGTTAAATGCCGCATTCGCCTTCGGTGGTGCACCACTACTTATCGAAACCATTGAACGTGCGACTAATTTAAAGATGGATCATTACATTGAAGTGAGCTTTGCCGGTTTTGCTGGAATCGTTAACGCTCTTGGCGGCATTGAAGTCTGTACCAAGGTAGATATCGATGATCCAAAGAGCCACCTGGTACTTAGCGCTGGCACACATACCCTCGATGGAATTGAAGCCCTTAAATATGTCCGCACCCGTGACTTTGATGGGCGCGGCGATATCGGACGTATGCAACGTCAACAACAATTTATGAGTTCTGTAATCAAGAAGGCAACAAGCACTGGAGTACTTCTCAATCCAATTAAATTAGTTAACTTTTTGAATGCGGCGATCTCTACCGTAAAAATGGATGAAAACTTAAGCAAGAACGATTTATTGGATCTTGCTAAACAGATGCGCGGACTCTCTTCCGGAAATGTTCGCACATTGACGGTTCCGCTAAAGACCGCAAATGGCAGACACCCAACCGCGGGTTCGGTAGTAATTTGGGATCCAGTGTTAAGCGCTGATTTATGGACGAGAATTCGTGATGATGCAGCGCTAGTAGATGAAGTGACTCCATCACCATCAGCAAGTTCATCTTCATCGGCATCAGCATCTGCCAAGCCAGTTATTGTCGATAAATTTAAGACGCGTACCGCAGCGGAAAATCCATGCGGGGAAATCAAATAG
- a CDS encoding acyl-CoA carboxylase subunit beta has protein sequence MSPDLHTTSGKIEDLRLRVEEAVHAGSARAVEKQHAKGKLTARERIDLLVDADSFTEIDEFARHRSTQFGMEKNRPYGDGVVIGTATVDGRPIALYSQDFTVMGGSLGEVHAEKIVKIAEFALKSGIPLIGINDSGGARIQEGVASLNGYGKIFRLNTRSSGVIPQISLILGPCAGGSAYSPALTDFTVMVNETSHMFITGPDVIKTVTGEDVDMEELGGAFTHNTRSGNAHYLADSEADAIDYVKALLSYLPSNNMDGSPHLPPTQNLDENAADAALNTLIPDSPNQPYDMKTLITTLVDEGEFLEVHALYAPNIVVGFARIEGESVGIIANQPSQLAGTLDINSSEKAARFLRFCDAFNIPILTLVDVPGFLPGTEQEWNGIIRRGAKLLYAYAEASVPLVTLITRKAYGGAFIVMGSKYLGSDINFAWPSAEIAVMGAQGAVNILYRKEIADAKDPEKVRAELVSDYTETLSNPYAAAERGTIDSVIEPHQSRAYITKAFRTLKTKRDTLPARKHGNIPL, from the coding sequence ATGAGCCCAGATCTGCATACAACTTCAGGAAAAATTGAAGATCTCCGACTTCGTGTCGAGGAAGCGGTCCATGCCGGATCAGCGCGCGCCGTTGAAAAGCAGCATGCCAAAGGAAAGTTAACTGCTCGTGAGCGTATTGATCTACTGGTCGATGCTGACTCCTTTACCGAGATCGATGAATTTGCGCGCCACCGTTCTACGCAATTTGGAATGGAGAAGAACCGTCCCTATGGAGATGGTGTTGTAATCGGAACTGCCACAGTTGATGGGCGTCCGATCGCGCTTTACTCACAAGATTTCACCGTTATGGGTGGAAGTCTTGGTGAAGTTCATGCCGAAAAAATTGTAAAGATCGCTGAGTTTGCACTTAAGAGCGGTATCCCATTAATTGGAATAAATGACTCTGGTGGAGCCCGTATTCAAGAAGGCGTGGCATCGCTTAATGGATATGGAAAAATCTTCCGTTTAAATACCCGTTCTTCTGGAGTTATCCCTCAGATCTCTTTAATTCTTGGGCCTTGCGCCGGTGGTTCTGCTTATTCGCCTGCCTTAACGGATTTCACGGTAATGGTTAATGAGACTTCTCATATGTTTATTACAGGTCCTGATGTAATCAAAACGGTTACTGGTGAAGATGTCGATATGGAAGAACTCGGTGGCGCATTTACTCACAATACGCGTTCCGGAAATGCTCATTACCTAGCTGATAGCGAAGCAGATGCTATTGATTATGTGAAGGCACTTCTTTCATATCTGCCATCTAACAATATGGATGGCTCACCGCATCTTCCTCCAACTCAGAACCTAGATGAAAACGCGGCAGATGCTGCGCTAAATACCTTGATTCCAGATAGCCCTAACCAGCCATACGATATGAAGACTCTGATCACCACTCTGGTTGATGAGGGCGAGTTCTTAGAAGTACACGCTTTGTATGCGCCAAATATCGTCGTCGGCTTTGCGCGCATTGAAGGCGAATCAGTTGGCATTATTGCCAACCAACCATCGCAACTTGCCGGCACTTTAGATATCAATTCCAGTGAAAAAGCAGCGCGCTTCTTACGTTTCTGCGATGCCTTTAATATTCCAATTCTTACCTTGGTAGATGTTCCTGGATTCTTACCTGGCACCGAACAAGAGTGGAACGGAATCATTCGCCGTGGCGCAAAGTTGCTTTATGCATACGCTGAAGCATCAGTTCCGCTAGTTACTTTGATTACCCGCAAAGCCTACGGTGGAGCTTTTATCGTTATGGGTTCAAAGTATTTGGGTAGCGATATTAACTTTGCATGGCCGAGTGCGGAAATCGCAGTTATGGGCGCACAAGGTGCGGTAAATATCTTGTACCGCAAAGAGATTGCCGATGCTAAAGATCCAGAGAAGGTTCGTGCAGAGCTAGTTTCTGATTACACCGAGACGCTATCTAATCCATATGCAGCCGCAGAGCGCGGCACCATCGATAGCGTAATTGAGCCTCATCAATCACGAGCCTACATAACCAAAGCCTTCCGTACTTTAAAGACTAAGCGCGATACTTTGCCGGCACGCAAGCATGGGAATATTCCGCTCTAA
- a CDS encoding Maf family protein, whose translation MPKIVLASQSTSRRRLLEGAGINPTIIVSNVDEETDFFNAMSPADMVIALAVTKAHTVREQIDYPALIIGCDSTFDVDGVSFGKPGTPDIARERAKKISGRSGLLHTGHCIIDTAQGREIADRVTTKVTFSELTDHEIEDYIASGEPLQVAGGFTLDGFGSPFIPVIEGDYTNVVGLSMPFLRSAMSQLGYSWPEVKEMR comes from the coding sequence ATGCCAAAGATAGTTCTTGCTTCACAATCAACTTCGCGCCGCCGCTTGCTGGAGGGCGCTGGAATTAATCCGACGATCATCGTTAGCAACGTAGATGAAGAAACCGATTTCTTTAACGCGATGTCACCGGCTGACATGGTTATTGCGCTAGCCGTGACGAAAGCTCACACAGTTCGCGAGCAGATTGATTACCCCGCGCTGATAATTGGGTGCGATTCAACTTTTGATGTTGACGGCGTCTCATTCGGAAAGCCAGGAACTCCAGATATAGCCCGCGAACGCGCCAAGAAAATTAGCGGTCGATCAGGTTTGCTACATACCGGCCACTGCATTATCGATACCGCTCAGGGACGAGAAATAGCAGATCGAGTTACAACAAAGGTGACTTTTTCAGAGTTAACCGATCACGAGATCGAGGATTACATAGCATCCGGAGAACCGCTTCAAGTTGCAGGTGGTTTTACTCTAGATGGTTTTGGTTCGCCATTTATTCCTGTTATCGAAGGCGATTACACAAATGTGGTCGGGTTATCAATGCCGTTCTTACGATCTGCAATGTCACAACTTGGATACTCTTGGCCAGAAGTTAAGGAGATGCGATGA
- a CDS encoding UDP-glucose dehydrogenase family protein, with product MKLSVIGCGYLGATHAACMSSLGFEVVGVDTDQHKVDLLSRGELPFYEPGLDTLLAAEMKTGRLSFTTDFSAVADADVHFICVGTPQSKDGLAADLTYVKSSVAAIAPHLKDGSLVVGKSTVPVGTAQALRDILATSAPQADLAWNPEFLREGFAVEDTLTPNRLVVGVVNDRAEEILKEVYKPIIDLGTPWIRADLPTAELVKVAANSFLATKISFINAMAEVCEAAGGDVTVLAKAIGYDPRIGNRFLQAGIGFGGGCLPKDIRAFMARAQELGADQALEFLREIDAINLRARQRVIDVVRADLSEDLTQYKIAVLGATFKPDSDDVRDSPALDIAAQLQAAGATVVVHDPKGIEPARKRFPNLDFAEKVTDCVKGADAILHLTEWKEYRELDPSVIGQLVKSKFLIDGRNMLDRDKWRAAGWRVHALGRSD from the coding sequence ATGAAACTCTCAGTTATTGGCTGTGGCTATCTCGGTGCCACTCACGCAGCATGTATGTCATCACTTGGCTTTGAAGTTGTTGGCGTTGATACCGACCAGCACAAGGTAGATCTACTCTCGCGTGGCGAACTGCCTTTCTATGAACCAGGTTTAGATACTTTGCTCGCAGCAGAGATGAAGACCGGGCGACTCTCATTTACAACAGATTTTTCAGCAGTTGCCGATGCCGACGTTCACTTTATTTGTGTTGGAACACCACAGAGTAAAGATGGCCTTGCTGCAGATTTAACATATGTGAAATCCTCTGTTGCAGCGATCGCGCCACATTTAAAGGACGGCTCACTCGTTGTTGGAAAATCAACAGTTCCAGTGGGCACCGCCCAAGCGCTGCGCGATATTTTGGCTACATCTGCACCACAGGCTGATTTAGCTTGGAACCCAGAATTTCTTCGTGAAGGTTTTGCAGTAGAAGATACTTTGACTCCCAACCGCCTCGTGGTTGGCGTTGTTAATGATCGCGCTGAAGAGATTCTCAAAGAGGTATACAAACCGATCATCGATCTTGGAACCCCTTGGATTCGCGCCGATCTTCCAACTGCTGAACTTGTAAAGGTTGCGGCAAACTCATTTCTGGCAACGAAGATTTCATTTATCAACGCTATGGCTGAAGTTTGTGAAGCAGCCGGCGGAGATGTCACTGTGCTTGCTAAGGCCATTGGTTACGACCCACGAATTGGAAATCGCTTCTTGCAGGCAGGTATTGGTTTCGGTGGCGGATGTCTGCCAAAAGATATCCGTGCCTTTATGGCGCGCGCACAGGAACTTGGCGCTGATCAAGCGCTCGAATTCTTGCGAGAGATTGATGCAATCAACCTACGTGCACGTCAGCGCGTAATTGATGTTGTGCGCGCTGATCTTTCAGAAGATTTAACGCAATATAAAATTGCAGTACTCGGTGCGACATTTAAGCCCGATAGCGATGATGTTCGTGACTCCCCCGCACTTGATATCGCTGCACAACTTCAAGCCGCAGGTGCCACAGTTGTTGTCCACGATCCAAAGGGAATTGAGCCAGCACGTAAGCGTTTCCCAAACCTTGATTTCGCCGAGAAAGTTACCGATTGCGTTAAAGGCGCCGATGCCATCCTCCACTTAACAGAGTGGAAGGAGTACCGCGAACTAGATCCATCAGTTATCGGTCAACTCGTTAAATCAAAGTTCCTGATTGATGGTCGCAATATGCTCGATCGCGACAAGTGGCGCGCAGCAGGTTGGCGCGTTCACGCTCTCGGTCGCTCAGATTAA
- a CDS encoding 5-(carboxyamino)imidazole ribonucleotide synthase: MNERFPTVGIIGAGQLARMTVAPAEALGINLLLFAESDQDSAAQIAPHVVGDYRDLEALKDFAKQCDFVTFEHELVPIAVIKGLEAAGVKVLPTSDSFQYSQNKALMRQRLTEYPAPKWKVINDGDDLLDFPFIAKSISGGYDGRGVWKIKNHDDLDEVLNEIPQLLIEELVEFDFEIAVMVARSAHGQAVTWAPTQTVQSDGICTSTISPAPKLSLDLAEKAQHLALSIANDLALIGVMAVEMFVKGEQLFINELAMRPHNSGHWTIEGAKTSQFEQHLRAILDLPLGDPSMVAPYAVMGNILGGDKTDMFRPYLHLMARNPDLKFHQYKKEIRKGRKVGHVTVVGENLLELTEVIAHARDYMSGEIDE; the protein is encoded by the coding sequence GTGAACGAGCGCTTCCCGACTGTCGGCATCATTGGCGCCGGCCAACTCGCTCGGATGACCGTAGCTCCGGCAGAAGCACTTGGAATTAATCTCTTACTTTTTGCAGAAAGCGACCAAGATAGCGCTGCTCAAATTGCCCCGCATGTAGTCGGTGATTACCGCGACCTCGAAGCGCTAAAGGATTTCGCTAAGCAATGCGATTTCGTAACCTTTGAACACGAGCTAGTTCCAATAGCGGTAATAAAAGGGTTAGAAGCAGCGGGCGTAAAAGTTCTCCCAACTTCAGACTCTTTTCAGTATTCGCAAAATAAGGCGTTAATGCGCCAGCGACTAACTGAATATCCAGCACCAAAATGGAAAGTAATTAACGATGGCGATGATTTACTGGATTTCCCATTTATAGCAAAGAGCATCAGCGGGGGATATGACGGCCGTGGGGTTTGGAAGATCAAGAACCACGATGATTTAGATGAGGTATTAAACGAGATTCCTCAGTTGTTAATTGAGGAGCTAGTTGAATTCGATTTTGAGATTGCAGTTATGGTTGCTCGATCAGCACATGGCCAGGCAGTTACTTGGGCGCCAACCCAAACTGTTCAGTCGGATGGGATCTGCACCAGCACAATTTCACCAGCTCCTAAACTTTCTCTCGATCTCGCCGAGAAAGCACAACACTTAGCCCTCTCGATTGCAAACGACCTAGCCTTAATTGGGGTTATGGCAGTTGAGATGTTTGTTAAGGGCGAACAATTGTTTATTAACGAGCTTGCCATGCGCCCACATAACTCTGGCCACTGGACTATCGAAGGCGCAAAGACCAGCCAATTTGAACAACACTTGCGCGCTATTCTCGATCTTCCGTTGGGAGATCCTTCAATGGTTGCCCCTTACGCAGTTATGGGAAATATCTTAGGTGGAGATAAAACAGATATGTTCCGGCCTTACCTACATTTAATGGCACGTAATCCGGATCTGAAGTTCCATCAATATAAGAAAGAGATCCGCAAAGGGCGAAAAGTTGGCCACGTTACCGTTGTCGGCGAAAACCTTCTAGAATTAACTGAAGTTATCGCCCACGCGCGCGACTATATGAGCGGAGAAATCGATGAGTGA
- the purE gene encoding 5-(carboxyamino)imidazole ribonucleotide mutase, whose product MSDVAIIMGSDSDWPVMEEAAKALDSFRISYTADVVSAHRMPEEMVEFAKNAATKGYKVIIAGAGGAAHLPGMVASLTTLPVIGVPVSLKNLEGMDSLLSIVQMPAGIPVATVGIDNAKNAGILAARILGVSDSEISAKVALNLAEINKEAKAKGENLSARRNHKTGF is encoded by the coding sequence ATGAGTGATGTAGCAATCATCATGGGATCAGATTCTGATTGGCCGGTAATGGAAGAAGCAGCGAAGGCTCTTGATTCATTTAGAATTAGTTACACCGCCGATGTTGTCTCAGCCCATCGCATGCCAGAGGAAATGGTTGAGTTTGCAAAGAATGCAGCGACTAAGGGTTACAAGGTAATCATCGCTGGCGCAGGTGGAGCCGCACATTTACCTGGAATGGTCGCCTCGCTTACAACGCTTCCAGTAATCGGTGTTCCAGTCTCGCTTAAGAATTTAGAAGGTATGGACTCTCTGCTATCAATCGTTCAGATGCCAGCAGGAATTCCAGTGGCAACTGTAGGAATCGATAACGCCAAGAACGCTGGAATTCTTGCCGCACGAATCTTAGGAGTAAGTGATTCTGAAATTTCAGCGAAAGTTGCTTTAAACCTCGCTGAGATTAATAAGGAAGCTAAAGCCAAAGGCGAGAATTTAAGCGCACGCCGTAATCACAAAACTGGTTTTTAG
- a CDS encoding glycosyltransferase family 2 protein: protein MSTSMGELSVSPAVSVILPVLNEEAHLEESISAILFQDYRGVFEVILALGPSQDRTDEIAESLSARDQRVKLVANPSGKTAAGLNLAVAASTHPIIVRVDGHAKIPQNYLTLAVEIIEKTGAVNVGGVMAAEGVSTFEKAVARAMRSPLGVGASRFHTGGEAGEVDTVYLGAFKREAINQAGGFDERYTRAQDWELNFRLRKNGGLIYFDPRLQVTYRPRPNLRKLAKQYFQYGTWRRVVSRSHSGTINLRYLAPPVTLIGCVTSVIGGALIHPILYIPVFVYGVFVGLSAALISRSMREFFSLLAIIPTMHFAWGAGFITSTKTLR from the coding sequence ATGTCGACATCTATGGGCGAGTTATCTGTCTCACCAGCAGTTAGCGTAATTCTTCCCGTTCTAAATGAAGAGGCGCACTTAGAAGAATCTATATCGGCAATCCTTTTTCAGGATTATCGCGGGGTCTTTGAAGTAATTCTTGCCCTTGGCCCCTCGCAAGATCGCACAGATGAAATTGCAGAGTCGCTATCAGCCAGAGATCAGCGAGTTAAATTGGTAGCCAACCCATCTGGAAAAACAGCGGCTGGGCTTAATTTGGCGGTCGCTGCATCCACGCACCCAATAATTGTTCGCGTTGATGGCCATGCAAAAATTCCACAGAACTACCTAACTTTGGCGGTAGAGATTATTGAAAAGACCGGCGCCGTAAATGTTGGTGGAGTTATGGCAGCAGAAGGAGTAAGTACATTTGAAAAGGCGGTTGCTCGTGCGATGCGCAGTCCATTGGGAGTTGGCGCGTCACGTTTTCACACTGGTGGAGAAGCCGGAGAAGTAGACACCGTTTATCTCGGAGCATTTAAACGAGAAGCAATTAACCAAGCAGGTGGCTTTGATGAGCGATATACCCGCGCACAGGATTGGGAGTTAAATTTTCGCTTGCGCAAAAACGGTGGATTGATTTACTTCGATCCCAGACTTCAAGTTACATATCGCCCGCGCCCGAATTTAAGAAAGCTAGCGAAGCAATATTTTCAGTATGGAACTTGGCGAAGAGTTGTTTCGCGTAGCCATAGCGGAACAATTAATTTACGTTACTTAGCCCCACCGGTGACACTAATCGGTTGTGTAACTTCAGTAATCGGTGGAGCTTTGATTCATCCGATTCTCTATATTCCAGTCTTTGTTTATGGAGTTTTCGTAGGGCTATCTGCTGCGCTGATTTCGCGGTCAATGCGTGAATTTTTTTCACTTCTAGCGATTATTCCAACAATGCATTTCGCTTGGGGCGCGGGGTTCATCACCTCAACTAAAACGCTGCGGTAG
- a CDS encoding ABC transporter ATP-binding protein, producing the protein MISLSASNSQNSIHPKNGLAVSVQNVGLTYKTSVVKRPTLKARLKTIGRSNKHTRVVNALNSVNLDVHYGTVLGVIGSNGAGKSSLMRVISGIVPPTQGRIEVHGSVSTLLALGVGFNPSMTGRANVYLGGLAAGMSRAEIDSQFDAIAEFSELGDAIDAPMRTYSSGMYARLAFSVAATVQPDILIVDEALSTGDAHFKEKSLNRIKELRTADRALILVSHAMATIEDVCNEVAWLHKGKLMARGNPAEIIKQYREFMQVGKSAAANEDV; encoded by the coding sequence GTGATTTCGCTGTCCGCCTCTAATTCACAGAATTCAATTCACCCAAAAAATGGTCTCGCAGTTTCGGTGCAGAACGTTGGACTTACCTATAAGACTTCGGTTGTAAAGCGACCTACTTTAAAAGCGCGCCTAAAAACTATTGGACGTTCAAACAAACACACTCGAGTAGTTAACGCGCTAAATAGCGTAAATCTTGATGTCCACTACGGCACGGTGCTCGGAGTCATTGGATCAAACGGCGCCGGCAAATCTTCGCTGATGCGAGTTATCTCCGGAATTGTTCCCCCAACCCAAGGACGCATTGAAGTTCACGGTTCCGTTAGTACGCTCTTGGCCCTCGGTGTTGGATTTAACCCGTCTATGACCGGGCGCGCAAATGTTTACTTAGGTGGTCTTGCTGCAGGAATGTCGCGCGCTGAGATTGATAGCCAGTTCGATGCGATCGCCGAGTTTTCAGAGCTCGGAGATGCAATAGATGCTCCAATGCGCACTTATTCATCTGGAATGTATGCGCGCCTAGCATTTTCAGTAGCGGCAACGGTGCAGCCAGATATTTTGATAGTTGATGAAGCCCTCAGTACTGGTGATGCCCACTTTAAAGAGAAGAGCCTGAACCGCATTAAAGAGCTACGCACCGCAGACCGTGCACTTATTTTGGTGAGCCACGCAATGGCGACGATCGAAGATGTTTGTAATGAAGTTGCTTGGTTACATAAAGGTAAGTTGATGGCGCGCGGAAATCCAGCGGAGATTATCAAGCAGTATCGCGAATTTATGCAGGTCGGAAAGAGCGCAGCAGCAAATGAGGATGTCTAA
- a CDS encoding biotin--[acetyl-CoA-carboxylase] ligase, translating to MGSQAPRAPLNKSIIDANISQYWRVSVVDLTASTQSDLAELVNSSVAKSGEVIAAEFQSNGRGRLDRTFEAPPKSALLFSLYVAPKRARSDWSFISFLAALAMREVISKDIKDKVSLKWPNDILIGDSKVAGLLAQQIGDGVILGIGLNVAMSADELPVPTATSLALAGSNNLDRNLLLSAFLNRFADIFEAWDSGGDFLEKYRQVSSTLGRHVRVEVLGRDSIEAEAVAITAQGALILSDGTEVNVGDVVHLR from the coding sequence GTGGGTAGCCAAGCGCCAAGAGCGCCACTTAATAAGTCGATCATCGACGCAAATATTTCGCAGTACTGGCGGGTAAGCGTGGTTGATCTCACTGCATCCACACAAAGCGATCTTGCAGAGTTAGTTAACTCTTCAGTAGCAAAATCTGGTGAAGTAATTGCTGCAGAATTTCAAAGTAATGGACGCGGTCGCCTAGATAGAACATTCGAAGCGCCGCCAAAGAGCGCGCTCTTATTCTCTCTTTACGTTGCACCAAAGCGTGCTCGCAGCGATTGGAGTTTTATCTCTTTCTTAGCCGCTCTCGCCATGCGCGAAGTTATTTCAAAAGATATTAAAGATAAAGTCTCGCTAAAATGGCCTAACGATATTTTAATTGGCGACAGCAAAGTTGCGGGTTTGCTTGCGCAACAAATCGGCGATGGAGTAATTCTCGGAATTGGGCTAAATGTTGCAATGAGCGCTGATGAACTTCCGGTTCCAACTGCGACATCACTGGCGCTGGCTGGATCAAATAATTTAGATCGCAATTTATTGCTCAGCGCTTTCTTAAATCGCTTTGCGGATATCTTCGAAGCGTGGGATTCCGGAGGTGACTTTCTAGAAAAGTATCGCCAGGTAAGTTCGACTCTCGGTCGCCATGTACGAGTTGAAGTGCTTGGGCGAGATTCAATTGAGGCAGAAGCGGTAGCAATCACCGCACAGGGCGCGCTAATTCTTAGCGATGGCACTGAAGTTAACGTGGGAGATGTAGTTCATCTACGATAG
- a CDS encoding ABC transporter permease, protein MSAPVTVYEPFRAGMPPLGSYLRSLWARRSFISEFSRSELREQNYGSVFGQLWLVLNPLLLSGVYFLLIYIIGGQSDATRYGHLTASLFLFYLISNSLSGGVKSITAGQRLILNTAFPRVMLPISASVIALFKFIPTLFIFFIMRTALGLEYSWNMFWAIPILLIALLMGLGMAILISCINVYFRDIASFLPYMTRSLLYLSPILYQASDLTEELKRFEIVNPIFYLLDAWSQVMVYAQAPDLFSLAHALIWALTIFFIGTYFFLSRERDFAVRL, encoded by the coding sequence ATGAGCGCTCCTGTAACCGTTTACGAACCCTTTCGCGCTGGCATGCCGCCGTTGGGTTCATACCTGCGCTCCCTTTGGGCCCGCCGCTCATTTATCTCAGAGTTTTCAAGGTCCGAACTACGTGAACAAAACTATGGCTCGGTCTTCGGCCAGCTCTGGTTGGTCTTAAATCCACTACTTCTTTCTGGCGTTTACTTTCTATTGATCTACATTATCGGTGGCCAAAGCGATGCCACTCGATACGGCCATCTAACTGCCAGCCTCTTTCTCTTTTATTTGATCAGCAATAGCTTAAGTGGCGGCGTTAAGTCGATCACCGCTGGTCAACGTTTGATTTTAAATACCGCCTTCCCACGCGTGATGCTTCCAATTTCTGCATCGGTGATTGCGCTATTTAAATTTATTCCAACCTTATTTATCTTCTTCATTATGCGAACAGCGCTGGGCCTTGAGTACTCGTGGAATATGTTCTGGGCTATTCCGATATTGCTGATCGCCTTATTGATGGGTCTTGGAATGGCGATTCTGATCTCTTGTATCAACGTCTATTTCCGAGATATCGCAAGTTTCCTGCCTTACATGACTCGCAGCCTTCTTTACTTATCTCCGATTCTTTATCAGGCAAGTGACTTAACGGAAGAGTTAAAGCGTTTTGAGATTGTAAATCCAATTTTCTATCTCCTCGATGCTTGGTCGCAAGTAATGGTCTATGCCCAAGCCCCAGATTTATTCTCGTTAGCGCATGCACTCATCTGGGCGCTAACAATCTTTTTTATCGGTACTTATTTCTTCTTATCCAGGGAGCGTGATTTCGCTGTCCGCCTCTAA